In Amaranthus tricolor cultivar Red isolate AtriRed21 chromosome 3, ASM2621246v1, whole genome shotgun sequence, a single window of DNA contains:
- the LOC130808963 gene encoding glycerol-3-phosphate dehydrogenase SDP6, mitochondrial-like: MAAASLRRIGAIAATTTAATIIFTMPSQSFSSNDRVSDAIQARIADPNIIVPNRTVHRSSLVDATAENPLDVLVIGGGATGCGVALDAVTRGLRVGLVEREDFASGTSSRSTKLVHGGVRYLEKAVFNVDYRQLKLVFDALKERKLMIDNAPHLCHSLPCMTPCFDWLEVVYYWAGLKLYDLVAGPRLLHLSRYYSALESIELFPTLRRTGKDKRLKGTVVYYDGQMNDSRLNVGLACTAALAGASMFNHAEVVSLLKDEVDGRIIGARIHDNLSGEEFNTYAKVVVNAAGPFCDFVRKLVDKAAPPMICPSSGVHIVLPDYYSPEGMGLIVPKTKDGRVVFMLPWLGRTLAGTTDSGTIITMLPEPHEDEIQFILDAISDYLNIKVRRTDVLSAWSGIRPLAMDPRAKNTESISRDHVVCEDYPGLVTVTGGKWTTYRSMAEDAVDAAIKSGKLSPANECMTHKLKLNGAYGWDHAYFTVISQQYVRMKRTYGGKIVPGVMDTAVAKHLSQAYGTLAERVASIAQNEGLGKRLAHGYPFLEAEVAYCARYEYCESATDFIARRCRLAFLDTDAAGRALPRVIEILAVERKWDKSRKNEELKKAKSFLETFKSSKNSQFYDGKHT, from the exons ATGGCGGCAGCATCACTCCGCCGGATCGGCGCCATCGCCGCTACCACAACTGCTGCCACGATCATTTTCACCATGCCATCTCAATCCTTTTCGTCCAACGACAGAGTATCGGATGCAATCCAGGCTAGAATCGCTGATCCAAACATCATCGTGCCGAATCGGACAGTTCATCGGTCATCTCTTGTGGACGCCACAGCTGAAAATCCACTGGATGTTCTCGTTATCGGAGGAGGTGCAACTGGATGTGGTGTCGCTCTTGACGCAGTTACAAGAGGTCTCCGCGTCGGCCTTGTGGAAAGAGAAGATTTTGCTTCCGGGACGTCTTCTAGGTCTACTAAGTTAGTCCATGGAG GAGTACGGTACCTGGAGAAAGCTGTATTTAATGTTGATTATAGGCAGCTGAAGCTTGTCTTTGATGCTCTGAAGGAACGTAAACTGATGATTGATAATGCTCCACATCTGTGTCACTCTTTGCCTTGCATGACACCATGTTTTGATTGGCTTGAAGTGGTATACTACTGGGCTGGGTTGAAACTGTACGATCTTGTTGCAGGACCCAGATTGTTGCATTTATCACGGTATTACTCAGCACTAGAGTCTATTGAGCTCTTTCCCACTCTTAGAAGAACAGGGAAAGATAAGAGGTTAAAGGGCACTGTAGTTTATTATGATGGACAAATGAATGACTCTCGGCTCAATGTTGGCTTGGCTTGCACTGCTGCTTTAGCTGGTGCGTCTATGTTTAATCATGCTGAAGTTGTTTCATTACTGAAGGATGAAGTTGACGGGCGCATAATTGGTGCAAGGATACATGACAATCTCTCTG GTGAAGAGTTCAATACATATGCTAAAGTTGTGGTAAATGCTGCTGGGCCATTTTGTGACTTTGTTCGTAAATTAGTGGATAAGGCTGCTCCACCCATGATCTGTCCTAGCAGCGGTGTACATATTGTTCTCCCTGACTACTATTCACCTGAAGGGATGGGGTTGATCGTACCTAAAACTAAGGATGGACGTGTCGTTTTCATGCTTCCATGGCTGGGAAGGACGTTAGCTGGGACTACAGATTCTGGTACCATCATAACAATGCTGCCAGAACCACATGAGGATGAGattcaatttattttggatGCAATCTCGGATTACCTCAATATTAAG GTACGTCGTACAGATGTTCTCTCTGCCTGGAGTGGCATTCGCCCTTTAGCAATGGATCCAAGAGCGAAGAACACGGAAAGCATTTCTCGTGATCATGTTGTTTGTGAAGATTATCCAGGCTTAGTCACTGTTACTGGTGGAAAATGGACCACCTATAGAAG CATGGCTGAGGATGCTGTTGATGCTGCAATAAAGTCTGGAAAGCTAAGTCCAGCCAATGAATGCATGACCCACAAATTGAAACTTAATGGTGCCTATGGTTGGGATCATGCTTATTTTACTGTAATCTCTCAGCAGTATGTCAGAATGAAGAGGACTTATGGTGGAAAAATCGTTCCTGGTGTAATGGACACTGCTGTTGCAAAGCATTTATCTCAAGCCTATGGTACCTTGGCTGAGCGGGTGGCTTCAATTGCTCAG AATGAAGGTTTAGGCAAGCGTCTCGCTCATGGATACCCTTTCCTGGAAGCAGAAGTTGCTTATTGTGCCCGATATGAATATTGTGAGTCTGCAACTGATTTTATTGCTCGGAGATGTCGTCTTGCTTTTCTGGATACTGATGCAGCTGGTCGGGCCTTGCCTCGTGTCATTGAAATTCTAGCGGTGGAACGTAAATGGGACAAATCTAGAAAGAACGAGGAGTTGAAGAAAGCTAAATCATTCCTAGAGACTTTCAAGTCTTCAAAAAATTCACAGTTTTATGATGGTAAACATACATAG
- the LOC130808964 gene encoding serine hydroxymethyltransferase 7-like, giving the protein MDFSHSQSNLSLGFLSHSTHASAPMPYPNRSLVSDDSISFQIESRSRESSIPISSIPLQLLEQTAQNCRNNANGTVEGREFVDEDAEDKEERNHVDDEEVEEFRILGHPMCLKRRRDREDSVSSSTSTAKRVFVDSSLDSRRCAVKSWGNQSLRLADPEIYDIMEREKLRQCKGIELIASENFVCKAVMEALGSFLTNKYSEGMPGQRYYGGNQNIDDIEILCCERALAAFDLSSENWGVNVQPYSCTSANFAVYTGLLLPGDRIMGLDTLSGGNTSHGCYTPNGRKVSGASIFFESLPYKVNPKTGYVDYDKLEERALDFRPKILICGGSSYPRDWDYARLKQISDKCGAILMCDMAQISGLIAAKECISPFEYCDIVTSTTHKSLRGPRGGIIFYRKGKKPRKKSLLLSPSDDCELYDYEDKINFAVFPALQGGPHNNHIAALAIALKQVATPEYKAYMQQVKRNAQALASALLRRKCQLITGGTDNHLLLWDLRPLGLTGKNFEKVCETCHITLNKVALFGDNGTMTPGGVRIGTPAMTTRGCVESDFEVVADFLVRAAQITSLVQREHGKKQECFLKGLQSNKDIIDLRSRIEAFASQFAMPGFDV; this is encoded by the exons ATGGATTTTTCTCACTCTCAATCGAATCTTTCTTTAGGGTTTCTTTCTCACTCTACGCATGCTTCCGCACCGATGCCATACCCTAATCGAAGTTTGGTTAGTGATGATTCTATTTCGTTTCAGATTGAATCGAGGTCGCGCGAGTCATCTATACCGATTTCTTCTATTCCGTTGCAATTGTTGGAGCAAACTGCTCAAAATTGTAGAAACAACGCCAATGGAACTGTTGAGGGGAGAGAATTTGTTGATGAGGATGCTGAGGATAAAGAGGAAAGGAATCACGTGGAtgatgaagaagttgaagaatttCGTATTCTTGGTCATCCCATGTGTCTGAAACGACGTCGTGATAGGGAGGATTCGGTGTCTTCTTCTACATCAACTGCAAAACGCGTATTTGTTGATTCAAGCCTTGATTCGCGTCGTTGTGCTGTTAAATCATGGGGGAATCAATCCCTGCGATTGGCTGATCCTgaaatatatgatattatggAAAGAGAAAAGCTAAGGCAATGTAAAGGAATCGAATTGATTGCTTCAGAGAATTTCGTGTGCAAAGCTGTGATGGAAGCTTTAGGTAGTTTCTTAACAAATAAGTACTCAGAAGGAATGCCTGGTCAGAGGTACTATGGAGGAAATCAGAACATTGATGACATTGAAATTCTCTGTTGTGAACGAGCATTGGCTGCTTTTGATCTTAGTTCTGAGAATTGGGGTGTAAATGTTCAGCCATATTCATGTACCTCTGCAAATTTTGCTGTTTACACTGGGCTTTTACTTCCAGGAGATCGAATAATGGGTTTGGACACCCTTTCCGGAGGGAATACTAGTCATGGTTGTTATACTCCGAATGGAAGAAAGGTTTCTGGAGCTTCAATTTTCTTTGAGAGCTTACCTTATAAGGTTAATCCTAAAACTGGGTATGTAGATTATGATAAGCTGGAGGAAAGGGCTCTTGATTTTCGTCCTAAGATACTAATATGCGGTGGTAGTTCTTATCCCCGTGACTGGGATTATGCTAGGTTGAAGCAAATCTCTGATAAGTGTGGCGCCATTTTGATGTGCGATATGGCTCAAATTAGCGGTCTTATTGCTGCTAAG GAATGTATCAGTCCTTTTGAATATTGTGATATTGTTACGTCTACAACTCATAAGAGTCTACGAGGTCCTAGAGGAGGAATAATATTTTATAGGAAGGGCAAGAAACCAAGGAAGAAAAGCTTGTTGTTGAGTCCATCTGATGATTGTGAGCTATATGACTATGAGGATAAGATAAATTTTGCTGTTTTCCCAGCTTTACAAGGTGGTCCTCACAACAACCACATTGCTGCGCTTGCTATTGCCTTGAAACAAGTTGCTACCCCCGAGTATAAGGCATACATGCAACAAGTTAAGAGAAATGCTCAGGCTTTGGCATCAGCTTTATTGCGAAGAAAATGTCAGCTAATAACTGGGGGAACTGATAATCACTTGCTACTTTGGGACCTAAGGCCCCTTGGTTTGACAG GTAAGAACTTTGAGAAGGTATGTGAAACATGTCACATTACTCTAAATAAGGTTGCTTTGTTTGGTGACAATGGCACTATGACACCTGGTGGTGTAAGGATCG GTACCCCTGCAATGACAACAAGGGGCTGTGTAGAATCTGACTTTGAAGTGGTTGCCGACTTTCTTGTTCGAGCTGCCCAAATCACGAGTTTAGTGCAGAGAGAGCATGGAAAAAAGCAGGAATGCTTTCTAAAGGGTTTGCAAAGCAACAAGGACATCATCGATTTACGTTCTCGCATAGAAGCTTTTGCTTCTCAATTTGCCATGCCAGGGTTTGATGTGTAG
- the LOC130808965 gene encoding probable 3-hydroxyisobutyrate dehydrogenase-like 2, mitochondrial, translating into MGTSYPSPITPSNTRIGWIGIGVMGSAMASRLLSSGFSLIIYARNPSKADSLLSLGAQLADSPAHLAKSCDIVFTMLGHPQDVRQIVLSENTGVLSGLNPNGVIVDHTSSHPELAKEIYAAAREKNCWAVDAPVSGGDLGARNGNLTIFAAGDESIVCWLSPLLQIMGSKVSYMGGPGNGHSCKIANQIVVGANLLGLSEGLTFAKKVGLERNHWMEAVQGGAAGSMVMDLFGQRMIDKDFKPGAFAEYMVKDMGMGVDFIEGEKEDDKIVVLPCASLTKQLFSGMVANGDEKLGTQGLISVIERMNGV; encoded by the coding sequence ATGGGCACTTCTTATCCCTCTCCAATAACACCATCAAACACTAGAATTGGTTGGATTGGTATTGGTGTGATGGGGTCTGCCATGGCTTCTCGTCTTCTTTCATCTGGATTTTCTCTTATTATTTACGCTCGAAATCCTTCAAAAGCTGATTCCCTTCTTTCACTTGGTGCTCAACTTGCTGATTCTCCTGCCCATTTAGCTAAATCTTGTGATATCGTTTTCACCATGTTAGGACACCCACAAGATGTTCGACAAATTGTCTTGTCTGAAAATACTGGAGTTTTATCTGGTTTGAACCCAAATGGGGTCATAGTAGATCATACTAGTAGCCACCCTGAATTAGCTAAGGAGATATATGCTGCTGCTCGTGAAAAGAATTGTTGGGCAGTTGATGCTCCTGTTTCAGGGGGTGATTTAGGTGCTAGAAATGGCAATTTGACTATTTTTGCTGCTGGAGATGAGTCTATTGTGTGTTGGTTATCTCCATTATTGCAAATTATGGGTAGTAAAGTGAGTTATATGGGGGGTCCTGGAAATGGGCATAGCTGTAAGATTGCTAATCAGATTGTGGTTGGGGCTAATTTGCTTGGTTTGAGTGAAGGTTTGACCTTTGCTAAGAAAGTAGGGTTAGAAAGGAATCACTGGATGGAAGCTGTGCAAGGAGGTGCAGCAGGTTCAATGGTGATGGATCTTTTTGGACAAAGGATGATTGATAAGGATTTTAAACCTGGTGCGTTTGCTGAGTACATGGTGAAAGACATGGGTATGGGAGTTGATTTCATTGAAGGGGAAAAGGAAGATGATAAGATTGTTGTATTGCCTTGTGCTTCACTGACTAAGCAGTTATTCTCTGGGATGGTTGCTAACGGTGATGAAAAGCTTGGGACTCAAGGTCTTATCAGTGTTATTGAGAGGATGAATGGCGTTTGA